One part of the Hydra vulgaris chromosome 01, alternate assembly HydraT2T_AEP genome encodes these proteins:
- the LOC136074784 gene encoding uncharacterized protein LOC136074784: MNKLLYFASNLLKQKKKDRAKENLQSVTFKLKLNGVAVKPPVQVPEFVSIRDVLNNCYIARDLKGELLMSTEPPEQPIYAALGNSLIGALYDAYKNHYAISIRPDDVWLTIIIELAEYVDEHAEEMRDLFVNHEGKKELNVGSNVCGNTVNDWAGLIKKMSDLIYDNTKADLRDFIEPQFTTTTPNDSLIARVSLMGTMKNYFSYRFGLICGIPQVTLMGTIGDWVKLKEKIVELGKRFAEKQPELGWWSKILVPIADKFIESYNGIRNESFWQSCIDFHAARGRRSCKPNKNYKESYFTGWALAFSPFFRGHWRLNKPEKILKRGCYGEVSSEQSKISTVKVDLQVNGIKACFYAGSIVNTFQKDTNTIRPNFDFAMFNVPFKGIVEDEFNDEIDYD, encoded by the coding sequence ATGAACAAATTGCTGTACTTTGCTAGCAAtttgttgaaacaaaaaaaaaaagatagagcTAAAGAAAATCTTCAATCAGTAACTTTTAAACTCAAACTAAATGGCGTTGCTGTAAAACCACCTGTGCAAGTACCGGAATTCGTTTCAATTCGTGATGTTTTAAATAACTGCTACATTGCTAGAGATCTTAAAGGTGAGCTTCTTATGTCTACAGAACCACCGGAACAACCAATTTATGCAGCATTAGGAAACAGTTTAATAGGAGCCCTGTATGACGCTTATAAGAATCATTACGCTATATCCATTCGCCCTGATGATGTCTGGTTAACAATTATCATAGAACTAGCTGAATACGTTGATGAACACGCCGAAGAGATGCGTGACCTTTTTGTAAACCACGAAGGAAAAAAGGAATTGAATGTTGGAAGCAATGTTTGTGGCAATACTGTTAACGATTGGGCtggtttaatcaaaaaaatgtcaGATCTTATTTATGATAATACAAAAGCCGACTTGCGCGATTTTATTGAGCCTCAATTTACCACCACAACGCCCAACGACAGTCTAATTGCGCGAGTATCGCTAATGGGCActatgaaaaactattttagttaTAGATTTGGCTTAATATGTGGCATACCTCAGGTAACTTTAATGGGAACAATTGGCGACTGGGTAAAACTAAAGGAAAAAATTGTTGAACTTGGTAAGAGATTTGCTGAAAAACAACCAGAACTAGGTTGGTGGAGTAAAATTTTAGTTCCTATTGCCGATAAGTTTATAGAAAGTTATAATGGAATTCGTAATGAAAGTTTTTGGCAGAGTTGCATTGATTTTCATGCCGCACGAGGTCGAAGATCATGCAAGccgaataaaaattataaggaaAGTTACTTCACTGGATGGGCTTTAGCATTTTCGCCTTTTTTTCGAGGTCATTGGCGTTTAAATAaaccagaaaaaattttaaaaaggggTTGTTATGGTGAGGTTTCTTCAGAACAATCTAAAATCAGCACTGTTAAAGTTGATTTACAAGTGAATGGCATAAAAGCTTGTTTTTATGCAGGTAGCATCGTCAACACATTCCAGAAAGATACAAACACTATTCGACCAAACTTTGATTTTGCTATGTTTAATGTCCCATTTAAAGGCATAGTTGAAGACGAATTTAATGATGAAAttgattatgattaa